One Roseimaritima multifibrata DNA window includes the following coding sequences:
- a CDS encoding PEP-CTERM sorting domain-containing protein: MFANHLSIVNFTLFTILTIGTSSFANAGLVLGFTGDYAPMNWTLDQNSGDGSVAISGAPASVSITSSNTGSGVFVNTDFSAIVTQSGTVSFAWEYLTTDSYASAEWDPFGYVLNGTFIQLTDDAGSISQSGNTAFLVSLGDVFGFRAQAIDDALGSATTTISTFSAPGTSNANVPEPFSIAIWGMIGLTGLAARKRHLHRTPSTEPMT; encoded by the coding sequence ATGTTCGCGAATCACCTTTCGATTGTAAACTTTACCCTCTTCACGATTCTCACCATCGGAACCAGTTCTTTTGCGAATGCAGGTCTCGTTTTAGGTTTCACGGGGGATTACGCGCCAATGAACTGGACATTAGACCAAAATAGCGGCGACGGGTCCGTTGCCATTAGTGGCGCGCCTGCAAGCGTTTCGATTACCTCCTCGAACACCGGTTCAGGAGTTTTCGTCAATACTGACTTTTCCGCGATAGTGACACAGTCAGGCACGGTCAGCTTTGCCTGGGAGTATCTTACAACTGACTCATATGCGAGTGCTGAATGGGATCCGTTCGGCTACGTACTAAACGGCACGTTCATCCAATTAACTGACGACGCCGGTTCAATTTCACAATCAGGCAACACGGCATTCCTCGTTTCGTTAGGTGACGTATTCGGTTTTCGCGCCCAAGCAATTGACGACGCACTCGGCAGTGCAACAACGACGATCTCTACATTTTCAGCCCCTGGAACATCCAACGCCAACGTACCCGAACCATTCTCGATTGCAATTTGGGGAATGATCGGATTAACTGGGTTGGCTGCTCGCAAACGTCACTTACATCGGACCCCATCAACAGAACCAATGACATGA
- the parA gene encoding ParA family partition ATPase, with the protein MIYSFLNQKGGVGKTTLSIHTASEFARRGQKVLLIDADPQGSALAWSNFRESPEFTVVGMPKATIHKEIEMLAEDYDHVVIDGPPRVTELARSIILASDIVIIPLQPSPMDVWASAETVDLVKEAQTFRPKIKVCMAVNRKIANTAIGRDVRKALKELKVPVLKSDIGQRVAYAESAAIGSTVLGKRMSKPAQEVKKFVNELRRIT; encoded by the coding sequence ATGATCTATTCATTCCTAAATCAAAAAGGCGGAGTTGGCAAAACGACCTTGTCGATTCACACGGCTTCGGAGTTTGCACGCCGAGGGCAGAAGGTTCTATTGATCGACGCCGATCCACAGGGGAGCGCACTGGCGTGGTCGAACTTCCGCGAGAGTCCAGAGTTCACCGTCGTGGGAATGCCGAAAGCAACGATCCACAAAGAGATCGAAATGCTGGCGGAAGACTATGACCATGTTGTCATCGATGGCCCACCACGCGTGACCGAGCTTGCTCGGTCAATCATCCTCGCGTCTGACATAGTTATCATCCCGCTGCAGCCTTCGCCAATGGATGTCTGGGCGTCAGCCGAAACGGTTGATTTGGTCAAGGAGGCCCAAACGTTTCGCCCGAAAATCAAAGTTTGCATGGCGGTCAATCGAAAGATCGCAAATACGGCCATCGGCCGTGATGTCCGTAAGGCACTGAAAGAACTAAAGGTGCCCGTACTCAAGAGTGATATTGGGCAGCGAGTCGCCTACGCGGAATCGGCAGCGATCGGATCGACGGTGCTTGGGAAGCGAATGTCCAAACCCGCACAGGAAGTCAAAAAATTCGTTAACGAACTGAGGAGGATAACATGA